Proteins found in one Pseudomonas sp. P8_241 genomic segment:
- a CDS encoding DUF6708 domain-containing protein, whose translation MLSNVRALAKSYPVRFNRQRREVCYIDDTTHQVLIVPWENVVAWVARSQGVTSYGAMRDYTFGMGLEDEERDRVQFVLSAQPSDAHALGVWTSIRNYMEEGELVDTPNPMLVVLGLTPTEDELKPYEGLHTFEIERKGARFMGSLDDGAEHLSAEQRHRYGYGKRSRWPLRWWYVRRVIVFWKMPYLIAEWAHRKGRPTLPESVQAWSQPLPPEQWARPSPALQKANALVKHAMDKKGATFVAACKAAGLH comes from the coding sequence ATGCTCTCCAACGTCCGAGCCCTGGCCAAAAGCTATCCCGTCCGCTTCAACCGCCAGCGTCGCGAAGTCTGCTACATCGACGACACCACCCACCAGGTGCTGATCGTGCCTTGGGAAAACGTGGTGGCCTGGGTCGCTCGCAGCCAGGGCGTGACCAGCTACGGCGCGATGCGCGATTACACGTTCGGCATGGGCCTGGAGGACGAAGAGCGCGACAGGGTGCAGTTCGTGTTGTCGGCCCAACCCAGTGACGCACATGCGCTGGGCGTGTGGACGTCGATCCGCAACTACATGGAGGAAGGGGAACTGGTGGACACGCCGAATCCCATGCTCGTTGTTCTGGGGCTTACACCCACCGAAGATGAACTCAAACCTTATGAAGGCCTGCACACCTTTGAGATCGAACGCAAAGGTGCACGCTTCATGGGCTCGCTAGACGATGGCGCCGAGCATCTGAGCGCGGAGCAGCGACACCGTTACGGTTATGGCAAACGCTCCCGCTGGCCTCTGCGGTGGTGGTACGTCAGACGTGTGATCGTGTTCTGGAAAATGCCCTACCTGATCGCCGAATGGGCTCACCGCAAAGGCCGTCCGACCCTGCCTGAAAGCGTCCAGGCCTGGTCACAACCGCTACCCCCGGAGCAATGGGCCAGGCCCAGCCCCGCCCTGCAAAAAGCCAACGCCCTGGTCAAGCACGCCATGGACAAAAAAGGCGCGACCTTCGTCGCCGCCTGCAAGGCGGCGGGGCTGCATTGA